CCAAAGGACCACCAGAGTTCCCTGGGTTGATTGCGGCGTCGGTTTGCAAAAAGTCTTCGAAACCGTCTCCATCATCGACGATCCCACGAACGCGATTCTTACCACTGATGATTCCTGCGGTAACGGTTTGCTCCAGACCGAAGGGACTTCCCACGGCGATCACCCAATCACCAACTTGAATCCTTTCGGAGTCACCGATCGGGATCGCGGTCAAGTTTTCGCGTTCGACTTTGACGACCGCCAGATCGGTTTGCGGATCAGTCCCGACGATCCGACCGGCCGTCGTGCTCCCATCGCTGAATTCGATTTGCAACTCGTCTGCTCCATCGACAACATGATTATTGGTCAAGATGTATCCATCGCGACGAACGACCACTCCGCTGCCCATCCCGGTCTCTTCGCGTTGACGAGGTTGTGCTTGGGGCACATTGAAAAAATCTTGAAAGCCTGGCGGCAGTTGGCGTCCGCCGATCACTCGGGTTTGCTTGGTATTGATACTGACCACGCTTTCGCGAACGAAATTAGCGACATTGCGAAACGCGGTGGACAGTCCCTCGGCGGCGACCAAGTTTTGACCGCCCAAGGGCTGCGAATTGGAATCGCTGAATCCCTGCAACGTATTGCCACCGGTCGCGTTGGCTGCGATTGGCGGAGCTGCTGCCAAGCCAGATTCCTGGGCGGCCGGATCATTGCGCAAGAAAACCGGCGTGGTCATGATCACACCGGTAAGAAGCGAACCGAAAATCATTGCCCCTAACGCACCACTGACTTTATTCCAAGTCTTCCGCATCGTGATTGACTCCGTTGATTCAGGTTGATTGTTTTTTTGAGTCGACTTCGTTTCAAGGAATGGTAGAGCCATGAAAAACTTGCAAACCAAGTGACACATTTACACTGCTCAAAGACACTGCTGCAGACTCGCACATCACATGGTTTCTCAGGCCACTGCAGGCGCACCATAGCTCGAACGCCTGGTTCGGATCGGTCGCCCTATCCAATCGCTGTGCATCTTCCTAAGCCTGTGATTTACGGAACAGGTCGCTAGTCCACGACAGCTTTCGAGCGACAATATCGCTGTAGGTTGTCCGTCATCGCCAGGGTTCGATTCAACACACAGCTTCACGCGCAGCGCAAGGTCTTTGCAATGGTCCCTGCGGTGCCAGGCAACGTCACTGTGACAGTAAGACAAGACCAATGGCAAATCTGAGACCAATCGTAACACCGCGCGAGGCTGACACCCTTAGATCCAGTTTTAGGGGAATTATCCGCCATTTTCCATTCCTTCGTGGCTTTCGGATTTGGTAACTTACGACAAAGGGTAACGGTGCCGATATCGCATCGGTGCCGTGCTCGTATCGGTGCCATGCCGGCAACCGAGTCGACAAATCTTTGCCCCTGACGCATTCGCCATACCGAAAGTTGTGGCGGATAACACCTGAGGATGGAACAGGTTTCT
This is a stretch of genomic DNA from Stieleria sp. JC731. It encodes these proteins:
- a CDS encoding Do family serine endopeptidase, with the translated sequence MALPFLETKSTQKNNQPESTESITMRKTWNKVSGALGAMIFGSLLTGVIMTTPVFLRNDPAAQESGLAAAPPIAANATGGNTLQGFSDSNSQPLGGQNLVAAEGLSTAFRNVANFVRESVVSINTKQTRVIGGRQLPPGFQDFFNVPQAQPRQREETGMGSGVVVRRDGYILTNNHVVDGADELQIEFSDGSTTAGRIVGTDPQTDLAVVKVERENLTAIPIGDSERIQVGDWVIAVGSPFGLEQTVTAGIISGKNRVRGIVDDGDGFEDFLQTDAAINPGNSGGPLVNLRGELVGINTAIMSRSGSSAGIGFAIPVSLAGPVLNSIIEHGVVRRGFLGASLADVNAKTIQGFGLKARRGVMIESVLDGMPAANAGLLPNDVVVSIDGRAMSSSSQMKNYVASRPPGAMMSLEINRNGQPMKVQVDLKERTDELMAQFNAGDVLGARVVPATESIAKKYNYSNLQGGLVVTEIQADSVAEQAGLMVGDVIETAGRFELESARQLEMIVGEYEKAGEPLRITIRRGQRRMLGVVQP